From one Sulfurovum sp. UBA12169 genomic stretch:
- a CDS encoding ABC transporter ATP-binding protein, with protein MPQSLLEAKNISHSFDYPLFSHIDFSLKPAQSVAIVGRSGSGKSTFLHILSTFLKPKEGEVVFLGKSLYALRDHEIEALRRYEIGIIFQFHYLFKGMSALENISVATMLSGEELDEEILKKLEIDHLMSHKTSELSGGEQQRVSIARVLSKKPRIIFADEPTGNLDKETAGLVMDVLLEYIKETKAGLLLVTHDAQMAARCDKIYALENRELEVKA; from the coding sequence ATGCCACAATCACTTTTGGAAGCAAAAAATATTTCACATAGTTTTGATTATCCTCTTTTTTCTCATATTGATTTTTCTTTAAAGCCCGCACAAAGTGTGGCAATAGTCGGACGAAGCGGCAGCGGGAAATCGACATTTCTGCATATTCTTTCTACCTTTTTAAAGCCAAAAGAAGGGGAGGTGGTTTTTCTAGGCAAATCGCTTTATGCGCTGAGAGATCATGAAATAGAGGCATTGCGCCGTTATGAGATAGGAATTATTTTCCAATTTCATTATCTTTTTAAGGGAATGAGCGCGTTGGAAAATATCAGTGTAGCGACAATGCTCTCAGGAGAGGAGTTGGACGAGGAAATATTAAAAAAATTAGAGATAGATCACTTGATGAGCCATAAGACTTCCGAACTTTCGGGGGGGGAACAGCAGCGCGTTTCTATAGCAAGGGTTTTGAGCAAAAAACCTCGTATTATATTTGCCGATGAGCCCACTGGAAATCTTGATAAAGAGACAGCAGGATTGGTGATGGATGTACTATTAGAGTATATTAAAGAGACAAAGGCAGGATTGCTTCTTGTGACACATGATGCGCAAATGGCTGCTCGGTGTGATAAAATATATGCCTTAGAGAACAGAGAATTGGAGGTTAAAGCGTGA
- a CDS encoding serine protease: MNAAGMTHEDGTKQAIVKIYTVSKVPNYQEPWNSSMQRSTGSGTIIEGNLILTNAHVVANQTFLEVQRYGERKRYIAKVLSVSHQADLALLSVEDSQFFEGVKPLEFGELPEIEQQIVVYGYPMGGDTLSATIGVVSRIEHRIYAHSGESFLAVQVDAAVNPGNSGGPALSGGKIVGVVMQVIGKSQNIGYLVPVTMVKHFIEDMKDGQHNGFADFGIMTQNLENPTLRRYYHLDDNTTGKLVDYIVYNSALKDVLKVGDILTAVDGHKIENDGTVAFRDHEYTSYHYYVDQRQMGESVTLDILRDNKKMQVEAVLKQTADDLLLVDTTQYDVIPRYFIYGGYVFSPLSRNLLLSTSVNQLKLSYYATQWPTEKKKEVVVLLKVLASDISRGNYNFAMWPIEKINGETFDSFKTFYEKMQSFEGQYIVLEDEEGVKVAIDKQEALGKQNEILKKYNIEFDRSADLRENK; encoded by the coding sequence ATGAATGCAGCAGGAATGACACATGAGGATGGGACCAAACAGGCTATTGTAAAAATTTACACTGTATCTAAAGTACCAAATTATCAAGAGCCGTGGAACAGTTCGATGCAGAGATCCACAGGTTCTGGGACCATCATAGAGGGCAATCTTATTTTAACGAATGCCCATGTTGTTGCCAATCAAACTTTTTTGGAGGTGCAGCGCTACGGTGAAAGAAAACGTTATATCGCAAAAGTACTAAGCGTCTCTCATCAGGCAGACTTAGCACTTTTAAGTGTAGAAGACAGCCAATTTTTTGAAGGGGTTAAGCCTTTGGAGTTTGGAGAACTTCCTGAGATAGAACAGCAGATTGTTGTTTATGGTTATCCTATGGGCGGAGACACTCTGAGTGCAACTATAGGGGTAGTTTCGCGCATTGAGCACCGTATCTATGCGCACAGCGGAGAATCTTTTTTGGCTGTGCAGGTGGATGCGGCTGTTAATCCCGGAAACAGCGGAGGACCTGCCCTTTCAGGGGGAAAGATTGTCGGCGTGGTGATGCAGGTGATCGGAAAGTCCCAAAATATAGGCTATCTCGTACCTGTAACCATGGTGAAACATTTTATTGAAGATATGAAAGACGGGCAGCATAATGGGTTTGCAGATTTTGGGATCATGACGCAAAATCTAGAAAACCCTACGCTTAGACGCTATTATCATCTAGATGATAATACTACGGGAAAACTGGTTGATTATATAGTGTATAACTCTGCCTTGAAAGATGTGCTCAAGGTGGGAGATATTCTTACTGCGGTAGACGGGCATAAGATAGAAAATGACGGTACAGTTGCGTTTAGAGATCATGAGTACACTTCATACCATTATTATGTTGATCAGCGCCAAATGGGGGAGAGTGTTACGCTTGATATTTTAAGAGATAACAAAAAGATGCAGGTTGAAGCCGTTTTAAAACAAACCGCAGACGATCTTTTGCTTGTTGACACTACACAGTATGATGTGATACCTCGCTATTTTATTTATGGAGGCTATGTCTTCTCACCGCTGAGCCGGAATTTGCTTTTGTCTACGAGTGTTAATCAATTAAAATTAAGCTATTATGCAACACAGTGGCCTACAGAAAAGAAAAAAGAGGTGGTGGTACTTTTAAAAGTTCTGGCTTCGGATATCAGTAGAGGCAATTATAATTTTGCCATGTGGCCCATAGAAAAGATCAACGGCGAGACGTTTGACAGTTTTAAAACTTTTTATGAAAAAATGCAATCCTTTGAAGGACAATACATTGTGCTTGAGGATGAAGAGGGCGTCAAAGTGGCCATAGATAAACAAGAAGCGTTGGGCAAGCAGAATGAGATTTTAAAAAAATACAATATTGAATTTGACAGGTCTGCAGATTTGCGGGAAAATAAGTAG
- a CDS encoding cell division protein FtsI, with amino-acid sequence MYKEINNKAIKQRSLKILLLFLLLAIAIIVFLFSILTTITAQRRIPSHDTVLHDRSLRGAIISADGFTLGRSQKIYQAVIRGASINPHKKALFIKLFSIYSGIPEKEIEDKFKDSKGNEKKGNIVISKTINAKSAMQLKSLAYKLRQMGVFRSIKNANGIQVLYGLDIIEIGEQRYFPLGEILSPILGYVGEKNENRYVRPEGKKGLERQYEKHITSKKNGYFKGKRDVLSAVIHDKNSMKIHRVDGLDLHLNIPLALQRRVELMLDQMKEEIDADEIIVAAMESKTGKVVSLASTERFNPSCITQKDIPALNPKFSEYPYEAGSVLKPISLAIALNHNLVTPDTVFNTYNGKFQIGKRRWITDDEKFDSLTVRDIIVHSSNIGISQISWKLTGKEFRDGLLGFGLARPSGIDLSRDLPGQIKPLSLLDHPMHRANSSYGYGMMVTFMQLFKAYSAFNNDGIAVTPRIVNYLEDAKGNHYNPPKPRVENLQAITPKTAEQIHDILVEVVNRGTGVKAQYPGLEIGGKTGTAHIAKNGRYVREYHSSFYGFANDARGNKYTIGVLVIRAKKYLKYFASLSAVPTFKNMVGILVDQEYLKPEIQEVIDKEGLPSGTKPTPPLAKTKQKVPPAQKTTIKAGSPASQKKTVKELFDIEKKPKPIKQPEPIKTNTQPKPAKNKSTHELFHDLF; translated from the coding sequence ATGTATAAAGAAATTAATAACAAAGCGATCAAACAAAGAAGTTTAAAGATCTTGCTTCTCTTTTTATTGTTGGCAATCGCTATCATTGTTTTTTTATTTTCCATTCTTACAACCATTACTGCCCAAAGACGCATTCCCAGTCACGATACCGTTCTTCATGACAGGTCATTACGCGGAGCTATCATCTCTGCTGACGGCTTTACGCTCGGCCGTTCCCAAAAAATCTATCAAGCTGTCATTCGCGGCGCAAGCATTAACCCTCACAAAAAAGCTCTTTTTATTAAGCTTTTCAGCATCTATAGCGGCATCCCGGAAAAAGAGATAGAAGATAAATTCAAAGACAGTAAAGGCAACGAGAAAAAAGGAAACATAGTTATCTCTAAAACTATCAATGCCAAATCCGCAATGCAGCTTAAATCTCTCGCTTATAAACTTCGGCAAATGGGTGTCTTTCGTTCAATCAAAAATGCAAATGGAATTCAAGTTCTTTATGGACTTGATATTATTGAAATTGGCGAGCAAAGATATTTTCCTCTGGGAGAGATCCTAAGTCCTATTCTTGGCTATGTAGGCGAAAAAAATGAAAACAGGTATGTCAGACCTGAGGGGAAAAAAGGGCTTGAAAGACAATACGAAAAACATATTACCTCTAAAAAAAATGGATACTTTAAAGGCAAAAGAGATGTGTTGAGTGCCGTCATACATGACAAAAATAGTATGAAAATACACCGTGTTGACGGCTTGGATCTGCATCTGAATATTCCTTTGGCTCTGCAAAGAAGAGTCGAACTTATGCTTGATCAAATGAAAGAAGAAATTGATGCGGATGAAATTATTGTAGCCGCAATGGAAAGCAAAACAGGCAAAGTAGTCAGTCTGGCCAGCACAGAACGTTTCAATCCTTCATGTATTACACAAAAAGATATCCCTGCGCTCAATCCAAAATTCAGCGAATATCCTTATGAAGCCGGCTCTGTCCTAAAACCCATTTCTTTGGCCATTGCTCTCAATCATAATCTTGTTACACCCGATACCGTATTCAATACTTACAACGGAAAGTTTCAAATCGGAAAAAGACGCTGGATCACCGATGATGAAAAATTTGACTCACTTACCGTTAGGGATATTATTGTTCATTCATCCAATATAGGTATCTCGCAAATTAGCTGGAAACTTACCGGTAAAGAGTTTAGAGACGGCTTGCTTGGTTTTGGTCTAGCCAGACCCTCGGGCATCGATCTTTCTCGTGACTTGCCAGGGCAAATAAAACCTCTGTCTTTACTGGATCATCCTATGCATAGAGCAAACAGTTCTTATGGGTACGGGATGATGGTTACATTTATGCAACTTTTCAAAGCATACAGCGCATTTAACAATGACGGTATTGCTGTTACCCCTCGTATTGTTAATTACCTTGAGGACGCCAAAGGCAACCACTACAACCCTCCAAAGCCTAGAGTGGAAAATCTGCAAGCCATCACTCCTAAAACAGCCGAGCAGATCCATGATATTTTGGTTGAAGTAGTCAACAGAGGAACCGGCGTCAAAGCGCAATATCCCGGATTAGAGATCGGAGGGAAAACCGGAACAGCGCATATTGCCAAAAACGGGCGATATGTACGGGAATACCACAGCAGTTTTTACGGGTTCGCCAATGATGCAAGGGGGAATAAATACACCATCGGCGTTTTAGTAATACGTGCCAAAAAATATCTTAAATATTTTGCTTCTCTCTCCGCAGTTCCTACCTTTAAAAATATGGTGGGCATTTTGGTAGATCAAGAATATCTTAAACCCGAAATACAAGAAGTAATTGACAAAGAAGGTTTACCTTCTGGCACAAAACCAACACCTCCTTTGGCAAAAACCAAACAAAAAGTGCCTCCGGCACAAAAAACAACTATCAAGGCCGGTTCGCCCGCTTCTCAGAAAAAAACAGTAAAAGAGCTTTTCGATATCGAAAAAAAACCTAAACCTATCAAGCAGCCCGAACCCATCAAAACAAATACACAACCCAAACCGGCCAAAAACAAATCAACCCATGAGCTTTTTCATGATCTATTTTAA
- a CDS encoding thioredoxin-dependent thiol peroxidase, translating into MLKIGEDVPDFCLPNQDEEEICLRDIKGRWIVLYFYPKDNTPGCTAEACDFTVALSDFEGLDAIVLGVSPDSPQKHRNFIEKKDLRITLLADEDKELCHLFGVWQPKKFMGKEYMGVVRSTFILDPYGQIAAAWSNVKVKGHVDEVKAKLEELQA; encoded by the coding sequence ATGTTAAAAATTGGCGAGGATGTCCCTGATTTTTGTCTTCCAAATCAAGATGAGGAAGAGATCTGTCTAAGGGATATCAAAGGGCGCTGGATCGTACTTTATTTTTATCCCAAGGACAATACTCCCGGATGCACCGCGGAAGCGTGTGATTTTACAGTAGCATTGTCCGATTTCGAAGGTCTTGATGCGATTGTGCTGGGAGTGAGTCCTGACAGTCCTCAAAAGCATAGAAATTTTATAGAAAAAAAAGATTTAAGGATCACACTTTTGGCAGACGAAGACAAAGAACTCTGCCATCTTTTTGGTGTCTGGCAACCCAAAAAGTTTATGGGCAAAGAGTATATGGGGGTTGTTAGAAGCACATTTATACTAGATCCTTATGGACAAATTGCAGCCGCATGGAGCAATGTCAAAGTAAAGGGACATGTGGATGAGGTTAAAGCCAAACTTGAAGAACTCCAGGCATAA
- the murG gene encoding undecaprenyldiphospho-muramoylpentapeptide beta-N-acetylglucosaminyltransferase translates to MSIAMTGGGTGGHLAIVRAVKEQLKKEELIYIGSTRGQDKQWFEADEAFGAKYFLSTQGVVNQGILGKAKSLWMMLKATKMAVGLLKKHNARVVFSVGGFSSAPTAFAAKILRIPLVIHEQNAALGSLNRLLKPYAASFISSYLQESPVKAYPVKEIFFENARTRKHVKTIIFLGGSQGAKAINTLALQIAPQLHKKRIKIIHQAGEKHVKDVQEAYEALGIEAEVFGFTTRLAEYMKEADLAIARAGASTLWELSATALPALFIPYPYAASDHQYYNAQFLVEKELAWVMREDQIDVIRVLTLLDEDMEVKSRGLMQMIQKDGSKKIAELLLQF, encoded by the coding sequence ATGAGTATAGCGATGACGGGGGGCGGAACAGGCGGACATCTTGCTATTGTCAGGGCAGTCAAAGAACAGCTAAAAAAGGAAGAACTTATTTACATCGGTTCAACCAGAGGGCAGGATAAGCAGTGGTTTGAAGCAGACGAGGCATTTGGAGCAAAATATTTTTTATCTACCCAGGGGGTGGTCAATCAGGGCATATTGGGCAAAGCAAAATCGCTTTGGATGATGCTTAAGGCAACCAAAATGGCAGTAGGTTTATTGAAAAAACATAATGCAAGAGTAGTTTTTTCTGTAGGAGGATTTTCGTCTGCACCAACAGCTTTTGCAGCTAAGATTCTGCGTATTCCTTTAGTGATCCATGAACAAAATGCAGCACTGGGATCTCTAAACAGGTTGCTTAAGCCTTATGCTGCTTCGTTTATCTCCTCTTATCTTCAAGAGAGTCCTGTTAAGGCCTATCCCGTAAAAGAAATATTTTTTGAAAATGCACGCACAAGAAAACACGTTAAAACAATCATCTTTCTGGGGGGATCACAAGGTGCAAAAGCGATCAATACTTTAGCGCTCCAAATAGCCCCTCAGTTGCACAAAAAAAGAATAAAAATCATTCACCAAGCCGGTGAAAAACATGTAAAGGATGTTCAGGAGGCATATGAAGCATTGGGAATCGAAGCAGAAGTCTTCGGATTTACAACACGGCTGGCAGAGTACATGAAGGAGGCGGATTTGGCCATTGCAAGAGCAGGCGCTTCTACGTTATGGGAGCTTTCGGCTACAGCATTGCCTGCGCTTTTTATCCCTTATCCGTATGCCGCCAGCGATCATCAGTACTACAATGCGCAATTTTTAGTTGAAAAAGAGTTGGCATGGGTAATGCGTGAAGATCAAATTGATGTAATCAGAGTCTTGACATTGCTGGATGAAGACATGGAAGTGAAAAGTAGAGGCTTGATGCAAATGATCCAAAAAGATGGCAGCAAAAAGATAGCAGAACTTCTTTTGCAGTTTTAA
- a CDS encoding peptide chain release factor 2 has product MDAYEYGELLKTLSTKINNIKNIVKPDLLQKRLEEIEQMQHEASFWDDAANAGKVSQEKTKTERILATYNNAADALADANEYFELSKAENDEETLEMLYMESDNLQKNIQSLEVQMMLSGPHDGSSAIVSIHPGAGGTESQDWASMLYRMYLRWAERHGFGVEVLDYQAGDEAGIKDASFIIKGENAYGYLKVENGIHRLVRISPFDSNAKRHTSFSSVMVSPEIDDDIDIGIEDKDIRVDTYRASGAGGQHVNKTESAIRITHIPTGIVVQCQNDRSQHKNRAAAMKMLISRLYEYEMAKKQAVIDGVEKSEIGWGHQIRSYVLAPYQQIKDTRSNQAFSNVEAILDGDIDKILEGVLIAQAR; this is encoded by the coding sequence ATGGACGCATACGAATACGGTGAATTACTTAAAACACTTTCTACTAAAATAAACAATATTAAGAATATTGTCAAGCCGGATCTGCTGCAAAAAAGACTCGAAGAGATAGAACAGATGCAGCATGAAGCCTCTTTTTGGGATGATGCTGCAAATGCCGGAAAAGTATCTCAAGAAAAAACAAAAACAGAACGTATTTTGGCAACCTACAATAACGCGGCCGATGCGTTGGCCGATGCAAATGAGTATTTTGAGCTCTCAAAGGCTGAAAATGATGAAGAAACTCTTGAGATGCTCTATATGGAATCAGACAATCTTCAAAAAAACATTCAATCACTTGAAGTGCAAATGATGCTTAGCGGTCCGCACGATGGCAGCAGCGCCATAGTTTCTATTCACCCCGGGGCAGGAGGTACCGAATCCCAAGACTGGGCAAGTATGCTCTATCGCATGTATCTGCGCTGGGCAGAGAGACATGGTTTTGGCGTGGAAGTGCTTGATTATCAAGCAGGAGATGAGGCTGGCATAAAAGATGCTTCTTTTATCATCAAAGGAGAAAATGCCTACGGCTACCTCAAAGTAGAAAATGGAATTCACAGACTTGTACGCATCTCTCCGTTTGACAGCAACGCTAAACGTCATACCTCTTTTAGCTCTGTCATGGTTTCGCCTGAAATTGATGACGATATTGACATTGGTATTGAGGATAAGGATATCCGTGTTGATACGTATCGTGCCTCGGGCGCAGGGGGACAACACGTCAATAAAACAGAATCAGCCATCCGCATCACACATATTCCCACGGGCATCGTAGTTCAATGTCAGAACGACAGAAGCCAACATAAAAATAGAGCTGCAGCAATGAAAATGCTTATATCTCGTCTTTATGAATATGAAATGGCAAAAAAACAAGCCGTCATAGACGGTGTAGAAAAATCTGAAATAGGCTGGGGTCACCAAATACGCTCTTATGTTCTTGCTCCCTATCAGCAGATCAAAGACACAAGAAGCAATCAGGCTTTCTCAAACGTGGAAGCCATACTTGATGGTGATATTGATAAAATTTTAGAAGGCGTACTGATTGCCCAGGCAAGATAA
- a CDS encoding elongation factor Ts yields MANFGPQDIKKLREMTDAGMMDCKKALTEADGNMDKAVEWLRDQGIGAAAKKAGKVAAEGAIGVKVEGHKAIIVEINSQTDFVAQNEKFKAVMKDVVEHTFANELADAEAINASTIKGQPFSEYLSLQIATIGENLVVRRSAFIEGDETTAINGYVHANNQVGVIISAKCDSSKTAEAMTPVLKDVAMHAAAMRPRTLSYKDFDPSYVAEETQGRIVAIEKENEELARLGKPLKNIPQYISMAQLTEEIMAEAEAMLKEELRAEGKPEQIWDRILPGKLSRFISDNTTLDQEQCLLDQKFVMDDSKTVAEYIQDKAKAAGGTAQIVTFVRLEVGEGIVVEQEDFAAEVAKQMA; encoded by the coding sequence ATGGCAAACTTTGGACCACAGGATATCAAAAAACTCAGAGAGATGACAGACGCAGGGATGATGGACTGCAAAAAAGCATTGACTGAGGCTGACGGAAATATGGATAAAGCTGTAGAGTGGCTACGTGACCAAGGGATAGGTGCAGCTGCTAAAAAAGCAGGGAAAGTAGCGGCAGAAGGCGCTATTGGTGTAAAAGTAGAGGGACATAAAGCGATTATTGTTGAGATTAACTCCCAAACTGATTTCGTTGCCCAAAATGAAAAATTTAAAGCTGTCATGAAAGATGTGGTAGAACACACATTTGCTAATGAGTTAGCAGATGCGGAGGCAATCAATGCTTCAACAATCAAAGGACAGCCTTTTTCTGAATATCTTTCACTTCAAATTGCTACAATCGGCGAAAATCTTGTGGTGAGAAGATCAGCATTTATTGAAGGAGATGAGACAACCGCTATCAATGGGTATGTCCATGCAAATAATCAAGTAGGTGTAATTATTTCAGCAAAATGCGATTCTTCTAAAACAGCTGAAGCAATGACTCCGGTACTCAAAGATGTTGCAATGCATGCAGCGGCAATGAGACCAAGAACATTAAGCTACAAAGATTTTGATCCTTCGTATGTTGCTGAAGAAACACAAGGAAGAATCGTTGCAATCGAAAAAGAGAATGAAGAACTTGCTCGTCTTGGCAAGCCTCTTAAAAATATTCCCCAATATATCTCTATGGCACAGTTGACGGAAGAGATTATGGCAGAGGCTGAAGCTATGCTCAAAGAAGAGCTTAGAGCAGAAGGCAAGCCTGAACAGATCTGGGACAGAATTCTTCCCGGCAAACTCTCAAGATTTATATCAGACAATACGACATTGGATCAAGAGCAGTGTTTGCTTGATCAAAAATTCGTAATGGATGATAGCAAAACTGTTGCCGAGTATATTCAAGATAAAGCAAAAGCAGCCGGCGGCACAGCACAGATCGTGACGTTTGTTAGACTTGAAGTTGGCGAAGGTATTGTGGTTGAACAAGAAGATTTTGCAGCGGAAGTTGCCAAACAAATGGCATAA
- the rpsB gene encoding 30S ribosomal protein S2 — translation MVTMKDLLECGVHFGHQTRRWNPKMKKFIFGARKNIYIIDLQKTLRYFKYTYNVVRDAAAEGKTVLFVGTKKQARGAIKEYAEKCGMPYVSTRWLGGMLTNYPTMKKSIRKLEIIEQMEENGQINLLTKKEALMLRRTKEKLNSYLEGFRHMKRLPDMMFVVDTVKEHIAVNEAKRLGMKVVAPLDTNCDPDLVDYPIPGNDDAIRSIELFCKEMAEAINEGKAIYAEAHGQEVETAVASEEIEQMMAEEATAEITEGDDLTKIKGIGKVYQEKLNAEGFYTYDDVANMTDEQIQTMEEKYSFKGDFKEAVASAKELAEA, via the coding sequence ATGGTAACAATGAAAGACTTACTCGAATGCGGTGTGCATTTTGGGCATCAGACAAGAAGATGGAATCCAAAAATGAAAAAATTTATTTTTGGCGCAAGAAAAAATATCTATATTATCGACCTTCAAAAGACGCTTAGATACTTCAAGTATACTTACAATGTAGTAAGAGATGCAGCGGCTGAAGGCAAAACAGTGCTTTTTGTGGGAACAAAAAAACAAGCCAGAGGCGCGATTAAAGAGTATGCTGAAAAATGCGGTATGCCTTATGTATCTACAAGATGGCTTGGCGGCATGTTGACAAATTACCCTACAATGAAAAAATCAATCAGAAAACTTGAGATCATTGAGCAGATGGAAGAGAATGGTCAAATCAATCTTTTGACCAAAAAAGAAGCATTGATGCTTAGAAGAACAAAAGAAAAACTAAACTCTTACCTTGAAGGTTTCAGACATATGAAAAGACTTCCGGATATGATGTTTGTTGTCGATACAGTTAAAGAACATATTGCTGTAAATGAAGCAAAAAGACTTGGCATGAAAGTCGTTGCGCCGCTTGATACCAACTGTGATCCTGATTTGGTTGATTATCCGATTCCGGGAAATGATGACGCGATCAGATCTATAGAGCTTTTCTGTAAAGAGATGGCAGAAGCTATTAATGAAGGCAAAGCGATCTATGCCGAAGCACATGGTCAAGAAGTGGAAACAGCTGTTGCAAGCGAAGAGATTGAGCAAATGATGGCTGAAGAAGCTACTGCTGAAATAACAGAAGGCGATGACCTTACCAAAATCAAAGGTATCGGTAAAGTTTACCAAGAAAAACTCAATGCAGAAGGTTTCTACACTTATGATGATGTAGCCAATATGACTGACGAGCAAATTCAAACAATGGAAGAAAAATATAGCTTTAAAGGTGACTTTAAAGAGGCTGTCGCAAGCGCAAAAGAATTGGCGGAGGCGTAA
- a CDS encoding pantoate--beta-alanine ligase: MRVVRTIDALQEAKKNLFGSIGFVPTMGALHKGHLSLIQQAKKENKHVIVSVFVNPTQFLEGEDLESYPRKEEADRKICELAGVDILFMPSADQMYEKDELAIGAPAVRGYILEGEKRPGHFDGMLQVVMKLLNLSGAQKAYFGKKDAQQLVLIMQMVKNYFMDVRIVPCDIVRDENGLALSSRNIYLNEEEKCRALSLSKSLKRATKCIMSGELDAETVKSKMLEVLRETDTVEYIAIVDRKFNGLKKIEIGNTIILVAARIGKPRLIDNIWI, encoded by the coding sequence ATGAGAGTTGTGCGAACAATAGATGCTTTACAAGAAGCAAAAAAAAATTTATTTGGAAGCATAGGTTTTGTGCCCACCATGGGAGCATTACACAAAGGACATCTTTCCTTGATACAGCAGGCAAAAAAAGAAAATAAACATGTTATTGTTTCCGTTTTTGTTAATCCTACCCAGTTTTTAGAAGGGGAGGACCTGGAAAGCTATCCGCGCAAAGAAGAGGCAGACAGAAAAATTTGTGAACTTGCCGGGGTAGATATACTCTTTATGCCAAGCGCTGATCAAATGTATGAAAAAGATGAGCTTGCCATAGGTGCACCCGCAGTGCGAGGATATATACTGGAGGGGGAAAAGCGTCCCGGGCATTTTGACGGTATGCTGCAAGTAGTAATGAAGCTGCTTAATCTCTCCGGAGCCCAAAAAGCCTATTTTGGAAAAAAAGATGCACAGCAGCTGGTGCTGATTATGCAGATGGTCAAAAATTATTTTATGGATGTGCGGATAGTTCCATGCGATATTGTTCGTGATGAAAACGGTTTGGCTCTTAGCAGCCGAAATATTTATCTGAACGAAGAGGAAAAATGCAGAGCATTATCGCTCTCTAAATCTTTAAAGCGTGCTACAAAATGCATTATGTCCGGCGAGTTAGATGCGGAAACAGTAAAAAGTAAGATGCTGGAAGTTTTAAGAGAGACAGATACGGTTGAATATATTGCCATTGTTGACAGAAAGTTTAATGGCTTAAAAAAAATAGAAATAGGCAATACTATTATTTTGGTGGCTGCACGCATTGGAAAACCGAGACTGATTGATAATATTTGGATTTAA
- a CDS encoding cell division protein — MIDKPLLAAVMALLTFSLVASYSLSVYTVLYFDYSDFHFFIRQGIAVFLGFILMVILSKLDPDKWFVPTGLFIFVSFFLLMIVMQFLPHSLVNAVGGAKRWIHIGPMSIAPVEFFKVGFVFFLAWSFSRKLLDKNEMNFLEEIKTFSPYLGVFLVAVLLIAILQKDLGQVVVLGATLLVLFLFAGSSLKFFFTLVGGSFAALVALIFIAPHRMERIKSWWGTVQDSVLSIFPFESMQNLRVEVGKEPYQISNSLNAIHNGGFWGQGLGNGQFKLGYLSEVHTDFILAGITEEFGFFGVSLVALTLLFIVYRIFKIASKVQNPVYYLFSIGVGLLMAFAFILNSYGISGITPIKGIAVPFLSYGGSHILASCIAIGMILMISKKVSRKENGDML; from the coding sequence ATGATAGATAAACCTCTTTTGGCTGCGGTAATGGCGCTGTTGACCTTTTCTTTGGTTGCGAGCTATTCTCTTTCCGTATATACGGTGCTTTATTTTGATTATAGTGATTTTCATTTTTTTATACGACAAGGTATCGCAGTTTTTTTAGGATTTATTCTTATGGTGATTTTAAGCAAGCTGGATCCGGATAAGTGGTTTGTTCCTACAGGATTGTTTATTTTTGTTTCTTTCTTTCTTTTGATGATTGTCATGCAGTTTTTGCCGCACTCATTGGTGAATGCTGTAGGGGGAGCTAAACGATGGATACATATAGGGCCTATGTCTATCGCGCCTGTTGAGTTTTTTAAAGTAGGGTTTGTCTTTTTTTTAGCATGGAGTTTTTCTCGAAAATTATTGGATAAAAATGAGATGAATTTTTTAGAGGAAATTAAAACCTTTTCGCCCTATTTGGGTGTATTTTTGGTCGCTGTACTGCTGATTGCTATTTTGCAAAAAGATTTGGGTCAGGTTGTCGTGCTGGGAGCAACGCTTTTGGTACTTTTTTTGTTTGCGGGGAGTAGTTTGAAATTCTTTTTTACTTTGGTGGGAGGCTCATTTGCGGCTCTTGTGGCCTTGATTTTTATTGCACCCCACCGTATGGAGAGGATTAAGAGCTGGTGGGGAACGGTGCAGGACAGTGTGCTTTCGATTTTTCCTTTTGAATCGATGCAAAATCTTCGTGTTGAAGTAGGCAAAGAGCCCTATCAGATTTCCAATTCGCTCAACGCCATACATAATGGCGGTTTTTGGGGGCAGGGGCTTGGAAATGGACAATTTAAACTGGGGTATCTCAGTGAGGTGCATACAGACTTTATTTTGGCGGGCATTACGGAAGAGTTTGGTTTTTTTGGCGTTTCCTTGGTGGCATTGACATTATTGTTTATTGTCTACCGTATCTTTAAGATTGCTTCAAAGGTGCAAAACCCCGTCTATTATCTTTTTTCTATAGGGGTAGGATTGCTTATGGCGTTTGCTTTTATATTGAACAGTTATGGTATTTCCGGAATTACGCCCATCAAAGGGATAGCTGTACCTTTTTTAAGCTACGGGGGCTCTCATATATTGGCTTCTTGTATTGCTATAGGAATGATTTTAATGATTTCCAAAAAAGTATCCAGGAAAGAAAATGGCGACATGCTATAG